One Brevibacillus choshinensis genomic window carries:
- a CDS encoding PhoH family protein, producing the protein MHLHDEVRIPFADASEALLLFGPHDAYLTLIEEKSSAKIMTREGELVISGDQSEVDKLAELIGILLQLIRRGITLSERDISYAMMLSNQGEAAQLLDVYDEEVARTQRGKPIRAKTLGQRHYLSAIKKKDIVFGIGPAGTGKTYLAVVTAVNALKNGRVKRIVLTRPAVEAGESLGFLPGDLQEKVDPYLRPLYDALYDMLGNEQVAKMMERGLIEVAPLAYMRGRTLEDSFVILDEAQNTTPEQMKMFLTRLGFGSKMVITGDVTQVDLPKGKKSGLREAERILNPISDVTFIHFQEGDVVRHSLVQKIIQAYAKEEALHEYR; encoded by the coding sequence TTGCACCTACACGATGAGGTAAGAATCCCATTTGCAGACGCATCTGAGGCCTTGCTGTTGTTCGGACCACACGACGCGTACTTAACATTGATCGAAGAAAAAAGCTCTGCCAAAATCATGACGCGAGAAGGAGAGCTCGTGATTAGCGGCGATCAGTCAGAAGTGGATAAGCTTGCTGAGCTGATCGGCATTTTGCTGCAACTGATCCGCAGAGGGATTACGCTGTCAGAGCGTGACATCTCGTATGCGATGATGCTCAGCAATCAGGGAGAAGCAGCCCAGCTGCTGGATGTGTACGACGAGGAAGTGGCCCGCACCCAACGCGGGAAACCCATTCGCGCCAAGACACTCGGGCAGCGCCACTATTTATCAGCGATCAAAAAGAAAGACATCGTATTTGGAATCGGACCGGCTGGAACAGGGAAGACATATCTGGCTGTTGTCACAGCGGTGAATGCGTTGAAAAACGGTCGTGTAAAGCGCATCGTCCTGACCAGACCAGCTGTAGAAGCAGGAGAAAGTCTCGGATTTTTGCCTGGGGATTTGCAGGAGAAGGTCGACCCGTACTTGCGCCCTCTCTACGATGCCCTGTATGACATGCTGGGCAACGAACAGGTGGCCAAAATGATGGAGCGTGGACTGATCGAGGTAGCTCCGCTAGCCTATATGCGCGGACGTACATTAGAGGACTCGTTTGTCATTTTGGATGAAGCACAAAACACCACTCCCGAGCAAATGAAAATGTTTTTGACTCGTCTCGGCTTTGGCTCGAAAATGGTAATTACCGGAGACGTTACTCAAGTGGATTTGCCAAAAGGGAAGAAATCGGGTTTGCGGGAAGCGGAGCGTATCCTGAACCCTATTTCAGATGTGACCTTTATCCACTTCCAAGAAGGAGACGTCGTCCGTCACAGCCTGGTGCAAAAGATCATCCAGGCGTACGCCAAAGAGGAAGCCCTGCACGAATACCGATAA
- the ybeY gene encoding rRNA maturation RNase YbeY — protein MEPISEHLQDLITRCLEAAAVREEVDGEVVVTIVSNERIHELNRDYRDVDRPTDVLSFAMNEPGEGEMEIFLDEDDLEEFPNMLGDIIISLPKAKEQAEDYGHSLDRELGFLAVHGFLHLLGYDHGTEEEEKEMFSRQEAVLEQIGLTR, from the coding sequence ATGGAACCGATCAGCGAGCATCTGCAAGACCTGATTACGCGCTGCCTCGAAGCTGCAGCAGTGCGGGAAGAGGTGGATGGGGAAGTCGTGGTAACGATTGTCAGCAATGAACGGATCCACGAGCTGAACCGTGATTACCGGGACGTAGATCGTCCGACCGATGTACTGTCCTTCGCCATGAACGAGCCGGGTGAAGGCGAAATGGAAATCTTCCTCGATGAAGATGACCTGGAGGAATTCCCGAATATGCTGGGTGACATCATCATCTCCCTCCCCAAAGCGAAGGAGCAGGCGGAAGACTATGGGCATTCGCTGGATCGCGAGCTTGGTTTTCTCGCCGTGCATGGCTTCCTGCATTTGCTGGGCTATGACCATGGCACGGAGGAAGAGGAAAAGGAAATGTTTTCCCGTCAAGAAGCAGTCCTGGAGCAAATCGGCTTGACGAGGTAG
- a CDS encoding diacylglycerol kinase family protein — MKEWDRFVRSLSYAIQGIVYTVKTQRNMQIHVAAALIVLAAAWWLQIPRSDVLLVFFSIALVIALELVNTAVEAAVDLASPDWHSKAKIAKDASAGAVLIAALVSVVIGVMIFGPPLYQKMSEWFLS; from the coding sequence TTGAAAGAGTGGGACCGCTTTGTTCGCAGCTTATCCTACGCGATTCAAGGAATTGTCTATACGGTGAAGACACAGCGAAACATGCAAATCCACGTCGCCGCTGCTTTGATCGTACTGGCGGCGGCTTGGTGGCTGCAGATTCCACGCAGCGATGTTTTGCTGGTCTTTTTTTCTATTGCGCTGGTAATTGCCTTGGAGCTGGTAAACACGGCGGTAGAAGCGGCGGTTGACCTCGCTTCGCCGGATTGGCACAGCAAAGCCAAAATAGCCAAGGATGCCAGCGCAGGGGCTGTTCTGATAGCGGCTCTCGTGTCTGTGGTGATCGGAGTCATGATTTTCGGTCCACCGCTGTATCAAAAAATGTCAGAGTGGTTTCTTTCTTGA
- a CDS encoding cytidine deaminase — protein sequence MDKQALMQQAIEARKRAYVPYSKFQVGAALLTEDGKVYLGGNIENAAYSLCNCAERTALFKAYSEGDKNYKALAVAADTPKAVSPCGACRQVMAELCPPDMPVYLTNLNGDVWETTVSDLIPGAFNKEDLRG from the coding sequence ATGGATAAACAAGCTTTGATGCAGCAAGCGATAGAAGCACGGAAGCGGGCGTATGTGCCGTATTCGAAATTTCAAGTCGGAGCAGCCCTACTGACAGAAGATGGCAAGGTCTACCTCGGGGGAAATATCGAGAATGCCGCCTACTCGCTGTGCAACTGTGCAGAGCGCACGGCATTGTTCAAAGCGTATTCCGAAGGGGATAAGAACTACAAGGCGCTGGCCGTAGCTGCGGATACACCCAAGGCCGTATCGCCATGCGGAGCTTGCCGACAAGTCATGGCCGAGCTTTGCCCGCCTGACATGCCAGTATATTTGACCAACCTGAACGGCGATGTTTGGGAAACGACAGTCTCTGACCTGATTCCAGGGGCATTTAACAAGGAGGATTTACGTGGATAA
- the era gene encoding GTPase Era: MDNRKTKKAFKSGFVSIVGRPNVGKSTLLNHVVGHKIAIMSNKPQTTRNKITAVHTTEEGQIIFIDTPGIHKPQSKLGNFMVTVAENTLNEVDLVLFVVDATEKRGAGDEYIIERLKQVKTPVFLVINKIDKVHPEALLPIIDDYRKLYDFKQIVPISALEGNNTSALTQAIFNEMEEGPMFYPADQVTDHPERFVAAELIREKVLHLTREEVPHSIAVVIEEMKRGENGKTLYIYAAIYVERDSQRGILIGEKGQMLKEIGRRARKDIERLMGDQVFLELWIKVKKDWRNQERMLRNFGFYNEE; the protein is encoded by the coding sequence GTGGATAACCGCAAGACCAAAAAAGCTTTCAAGTCCGGATTCGTCTCGATTGTCGGACGGCCGAACGTAGGAAAATCAACCCTGCTCAACCATGTCGTCGGACACAAGATTGCCATCATGTCCAACAAGCCGCAAACGACCCGCAACAAAATTACGGCGGTTCATACGACGGAGGAAGGACAAATCATCTTCATCGACACTCCGGGGATTCATAAACCGCAATCGAAATTGGGCAACTTCATGGTGACCGTTGCGGAAAATACATTGAACGAGGTGGATCTCGTCCTGTTCGTCGTGGATGCGACAGAAAAGCGGGGAGCAGGCGACGAATACATCATCGAGCGGCTGAAGCAAGTGAAGACGCCGGTCTTCCTCGTCATCAACAAGATTGACAAAGTACACCCGGAGGCACTGCTGCCGATCATCGACGATTATCGCAAATTGTACGATTTCAAGCAGATCGTCCCGATTTCTGCGCTCGAAGGCAATAACACCAGCGCCTTGACTCAGGCGATCTTCAACGAGATGGAAGAAGGGCCGATGTTCTACCCGGCTGATCAGGTGACGGACCATCCGGAGCGTTTTGTCGCCGCTGAACTGATCCGGGAAAAGGTGCTGCATTTGACGAGGGAAGAGGTGCCGCACTCCATCGCAGTCGTGATCGAGGAAATGAAGCGCGGTGAAAACGGCAAGACCTTGTACATCTACGCGGCTATTTATGTGGAACGGGACTCGCAGCGGGGGATCTTGATCGGGGAAAAAGGCCAAATGCTCAAGGAAATCGGCCGCCGCGCCCGTAAAGATATCGAGCGTCTGATGGGGGATCAAGTCTTTTTGGAGCTGTGGATCAAAGTCAAAAAAGATTGGCGCAACCAGGAGCGGATGCTGCGCAACTTTGGATTCTACAACGAAGAGTAG
- a CDS encoding YqzL family protein: protein MLRDFSWRVFASTGDIHAYLLYRDHHQTDGANEEASFDLAQEELGDSQACL from the coding sequence ATGCTTCGTGACTTTTCTTGGAGAGTTTTCGCTTCAACCGGTGACATCCATGCTTACCTTCTCTACCGGGATCACCATCAAACGGATGGTGCGAACGAAGAGGCTTCCTTTGATCTTGCCCAGGAAGAGTTGGGTGACTCGCAGGCATGCTTGTAA
- the recO gene encoding DNA repair protein RecO, translating to MLVKWEGIVIRSVDYGESSKVVTLFTRENGKLGLMARGAKKTKSRLAAVSQLFSHGYYLCKAGPGTGMPDLSQGDIMESFRDLRQSLQATAYAAYIAELLDRLTHEREPNPYLFQLLLHTFRHLDEGRDAEILCRIFETKMLIVAGISPQLSACANCGAEREPYAISVSQGGLLCPVCLPADPFAIAVTPSTWKLLRLFQVFDLERLGEIEVKQATRSQLKHVLRSFMDEHLDLRLKSRAFLEQMERMERMSQPDSE from the coding sequence ATGCTTGTAAAGTGGGAAGGAATTGTCATCCGCAGCGTGGACTATGGTGAGTCCAGCAAGGTGGTGACATTGTTTACCCGGGAGAACGGTAAATTGGGCTTGATGGCGCGTGGGGCCAAAAAGACCAAGAGCCGACTGGCGGCCGTCTCCCAGTTGTTTTCACATGGGTACTATTTATGCAAAGCAGGACCCGGTACCGGTATGCCTGATCTTTCCCAAGGAGATATCATGGAATCGTTCCGGGATTTGCGGCAAAGCCTCCAAGCGACGGCTTATGCCGCGTACATAGCGGAGCTGTTGGATCGATTGACTCATGAGCGAGAGCCCAATCCGTATCTGTTTCAATTGCTGCTCCATACGTTTCGGCATTTGGACGAAGGACGCGATGCGGAGATTCTTTGCCGTATCTTTGAGACCAAGATGCTGATCGTGGCAGGGATCTCGCCCCAATTATCCGCGTGCGCAAACTGTGGTGCAGAGAGGGAGCCTTATGCGATCAGCGTATCGCAAGGCGGACTCTTGTGCCCTGTTTGTCTGCCCGCAGACCCTTTTGCGATTGCGGTGACTCCCTCGACCTGGAAGCTGCTGCGGCTTTTCCAGGTATTTGATTTGGAGCGTCTGGGGGAGATCGAAGTGAAGCAAGCGACGCGCAGTCAGTTGAAGCACGTGCTGCGCAGCTTCATGGATGAGCATCTCGATCTTCGGCTGAAAAGTCGAGCGTTTCTGGAACAAATGGAGCGCATGGAAAGAATGTCACAGCCGGACAGTGAGTAA